The Methylomarinum vadi genome has a window encoding:
- the folK gene encoding 2-amino-4-hydroxy-6-hydroxymethyldihydropteridine diphosphokinase: MSNPEPMADVAYIGLGSNLAEPAEQIDSARQEIKALDRVEEIAFSSMYRSPPMGPQDQPDYINAVMAVRTSLTPIELLRQLQAIENHHGRVRGKRWGARTLDLDLLLYGKRQISEADLVVPHPGISERAFVLYPLQEIAEADLLIPGYGVLKELVRQCPLAGLHKIKS, translated from the coding sequence ATGAGTAATCCGGAGCCAATGGCGGATGTCGCTTATATCGGTCTGGGAAGCAATCTGGCCGAGCCGGCAGAGCAAATAGATTCCGCCCGCCAGGAAATCAAGGCTCTGGATCGGGTCGAAGAAATCGCATTTTCCAGTATGTATCGCAGCCCGCCCATGGGCCCGCAGGATCAACCCGATTATATCAATGCGGTGATGGCGGTGCGCACGAGCTTGACTCCCATCGAGCTGCTCAGGCAATTACAGGCAATAGAAAATCATCACGGCCGGGTCAGGGGAAAGCGCTGGGGCGCCAGAACCCTGGATTTGGATTTGCTGCTGTATGGTAAACGGCAAATCTCCGAAGCCGACCTGGTGGTGCCGCACCCCGGCATCTCGGAGCGGGCCTTCGTTCTTTATCCATTGCAGGAAATAGCCGAAGCGGATTTGTTGATTCCCGGATATGGGGTCTTGAAGGAATTGGTAAGACAATGTCCCTTGGCCGGCTTGCATAAAATAAAATCATGA
- the pcnB gene encoding polynucleotide adenylyltransferase PcnB: protein MTAILNFFKKILGAASQTQQKKTSRVGKIYSRSEHNISRSQISENALKVLYRLKKAGFDAYLVGGCVRDLLLGREPKDFDVATNASPEQVKRTFRNCRLIGRRFRLAHIYFGQEIIEVATFRGGEAEEDSGQQVVHEDGRLLRDNVFGTIEQDAWRRDFTVNSLYYNIRDFSVVDYTGGMEDHAKAVLKLIGDPVTRYREDPVRMLRAVRFAVKLGFSIDPETEKPIYELTELLRGIPAARLFDETLKLFMSGYGLQTFEMLRHYNLFAVLFPDSDKCLETEDHDFPRVFLVKALQNSDNRVAEGKTVMPYFLFAAFLWEPLQLEAKRLMDSGENEAFAYQHAASGILNRQVKVTAIPKRVTQSMREVWLLQSRFTKRSGVRPYRLLSHPRFRAAYDFLLLRAQAGDVDAELADWWSRFQQVDEAEQKKMTRPAKNSRHKGRSRRSGKFRSKKTKSNTHE from the coding sequence ATAACAGCCATTTTAAACTTTTTCAAAAAAATTCTGGGCGCTGCCTCCCAAACACAGCAGAAAAAGACCTCGCGTGTCGGTAAGATCTATTCGCGCTCGGAACATAATATTTCCCGCTCTCAAATCAGTGAAAATGCCCTGAAGGTGTTGTATCGCCTGAAAAAGGCAGGCTTCGACGCTTATTTGGTCGGTGGTTGCGTACGGGACTTGTTGCTGGGTAGAGAGCCGAAGGATTTCGATGTCGCGACCAATGCCAGCCCCGAACAGGTAAAACGAACTTTTCGTAATTGTCGCTTAATCGGGCGACGATTTCGCTTGGCGCATATCTATTTCGGTCAAGAAATCATCGAGGTAGCGACTTTTCGTGGCGGTGAAGCGGAAGAAGACAGCGGGCAACAGGTGGTACACGAGGATGGGCGCTTGTTACGAGACAATGTTTTCGGAACTATCGAGCAGGATGCCTGGCGACGCGATTTTACGGTGAATTCGCTGTATTACAATATCCGTGATTTTTCCGTGGTCGATTATACGGGCGGCATGGAAGACCATGCCAAGGCAGTGTTGAAACTGATTGGTGACCCCGTCACCCGGTATCGCGAGGACCCGGTCAGAATGTTGCGGGCGGTACGTTTTGCCGTCAAATTGGGTTTTTCCATAGATCCAGAGACTGAAAAACCGATTTATGAGTTGACCGAATTATTACGAGGTATCCCCGCTGCGCGGCTGTTTGACGAAACGCTGAAGTTGTTCATGTCCGGATACGGGCTGCAAACATTCGAGATGTTGAGGCATTACAACTTGTTTGCTGTATTGTTTCCCGATTCAGACAAGTGCCTGGAAACCGAGGACCACGATTTTCCACGTGTGTTTTTGGTAAAAGCTTTGCAAAATTCGGATAATCGTGTCGCTGAGGGCAAAACGGTGATGCCTTATTTTTTATTCGCGGCATTTCTCTGGGAGCCGTTGCAACTTGAAGCGAAAAGGTTGATGGATAGCGGGGAGAATGAGGCTTTTGCCTATCAACATGCCGCTAGCGGGATACTAAACCGGCAAGTCAAGGTTACCGCGATACCTAAGCGAGTCACGCAGTCGATGAGGGAAGTATGGCTGTTGCAATCGCGTTTCACTAAGCGCAGCGGTGTCAGGCCTTATCGTTTGTTATCCCACCCGCGTTTTCGGGCGGCCTATGATTTTCTATTGCTCAGGGCACAGGCCGGTGATGTGGATGCGGAATTGGCCGATTGGTGGAGCCGTTTTCAACAGGTCGACGAAGCCGAGCAGAAAAAAATGACCCGTCCGGCAAAAAACAGTCGCCACAAAGGAAGAAGTCGGCGTAGCGGAAAATTTCGCAGTAAAAAAACCAAGTCGAATACGCATGAGTAA
- a CDS encoding RDD family protein, with translation MAAPGFWRRMVAVLYDSLLLLAVLFFATALVLPLNSGQAFTSGQAYYPAYLLIVGFLFYGWFWTHGGQTLGLRSWKLKLVTNTHRPLTWKHALLRFAGACISWLFLGMGFLWILVDKKKLAWHDRLSGTILIFVERNEPRRDP, from the coding sequence ATGGCGGCGCCGGGCTTTTGGCGTCGCATGGTAGCCGTTCTTTACGATTCACTCCTATTATTAGCCGTATTGTTTTTTGCCACGGCTTTAGTCCTACCGCTAAATTCCGGCCAAGCTTTTACCTCCGGACAAGCCTATTATCCAGCTTATCTGTTGATCGTTGGTTTTTTGTTTTACGGCTGGTTCTGGACGCATGGCGGCCAGACGCTAGGGCTGCGCAGCTGGAAACTAAAATTAGTGACCAACACTCATCGGCCATTGACCTGGAAACACGCCTTGCTGCGTTTCGCCGGCGCATGCATTTCCTGGTTGTTTTTAGGCATGGGATTTCTCTGGATTCTGGTCGATAAAAAAAAACTAGCCTGGCACGACCGTCTTTCGGGAACGATACTCATATTTGTCGAGAGAAACGAACCAAGGCGCGACCCATGA
- the lptG gene encoding LPS export ABC transporter permease LptG, producing the protein MNVLTGYIIKEVVKGSLVTVLLLLTLFNLFTFSDELKDLGKGSYGLKEILMYLALTSPRVFYELIPSAALLGSLFVVGSMANNREIIAMRSIGLSVFWVIRSIMLAGLVLVVISLVVGEFVAPAAERTAQLIRTTAQNQKVVMHSRYGMWLREGNDFINVRQIHDDGYLGDISIYHLGDEGRLDVMKHAETARYLGQRQWRLENIRWSEVASRQVFADTLAEQNWNTSIDPDLLSIVVVNPDNLSLYDLFMYIDFLKENNQKSQSFELAFWSRLVNPFVTFVMLMVSAPFVIGIRRGIGTGGRMMIGIIIGMTFNIFDKIAGHLGLVYGFNPMLMAILPSLVVFCAALFAVSKVR; encoded by the coding sequence ATGAATGTTTTAACCGGTTACATCATCAAGGAAGTCGTCAAGGGTTCCTTGGTCACCGTGCTGCTGTTGTTGACTTTATTCAATTTGTTTACGTTCAGTGACGAGTTGAAGGACTTGGGCAAAGGAAGTTACGGCCTGAAGGAAATCCTGATGTATTTGGCCTTGACCTCGCCGCGTGTCTTTTATGAACTGATTCCTTCGGCGGCTTTATTGGGAAGTTTGTTCGTGGTGGGGTCCATGGCAAACAATCGGGAAATCATCGCGATGCGTTCCATTGGCCTGTCGGTTTTTTGGGTCATTCGTTCGATTATGCTGGCTGGGTTGGTCCTGGTGGTTATTTCGTTGGTGGTCGGTGAATTTGTAGCGCCAGCCGCCGAGCGAACCGCGCAACTAATCAGAACCACGGCGCAAAATCAAAAAGTCGTCATGCATTCGCGCTATGGCATGTGGCTGCGGGAAGGGAATGACTTTATCAATGTGCGGCAGATTCATGACGACGGTTATTTGGGTGATATCAGTATTTATCATCTGGGAGATGAAGGACGCCTTGATGTAATGAAGCATGCCGAGACGGCGCGCTATCTGGGGCAGCGGCAATGGCGTCTGGAGAATATCCGTTGGTCGGAAGTCGCCTCCAGGCAGGTTTTCGCGGATACGCTCGCCGAGCAAAATTGGAATACGTCGATTGACCCGGATTTGTTGAGTATCGTCGTGGTCAACCCCGATAATTTATCGTTATACGACTTGTTTATGTATATCGACTTTTTAAAGGAAAATAATCAGAAATCCCAGTCGTTCGAGCTGGCCTTCTGGAGTCGTTTGGTCAATCCGTTTGTTACCTTTGTCATGCTGATGGTGTCGGCGCCATTCGTCATTGGAATCAGGCGTGGAATAGGGACTGGCGGGAGGATGATGATTGGCATTATCATCGGCATGACTTTCAATATTTTCGACAAAATTGCCGGCCACCTGGGGCTGGTTTATGGTTTTAATCCGATGTTGATGGCAATACTGCCCAGCCTAGTGGTGTTTTGCGCGGCGTTGTTCGCGGTCAGCAAGGTGCGTTAA
- the lptF gene encoding LPS export ABC transporter permease LptF, protein MGGRNSFRLVSVLDRMIFMDLLKTVMAVLSVIVIIIVSRKFIRVLGKAIEGSISNETVLSILGLKMVVASAAFLPASIFMAILMVLGRMYRDQEMAAIASAGGGAAAIYRAVFLLVLPLSLVASALSLVASPWAEARMQIMTAEDESSADIRGISAGRFTESSSGELVFYVEDIDFGGRMNNVFVQNREHGRLGIINAKHGRLEYRPGGLYLILEQGERIQGVPGQKDFVIENFVEYGVRIEKKSRAVTLHREAISTEELWKSDKPYDIAEIQKRLSIPLGVLFLSFLAVPLAKLSPRGGVYGSLLVAFGIYFVYGNLIRVNHSWVVKETLPADVGYFWIYLLLLILGGGLLIRLYGWRWIQLKLSGKAQA, encoded by the coding sequence GTGGGCGGAAGGAATTCGTTTCGCCTGGTATCGGTGTTGGATAGGATGATCTTCATGGATTTGTTGAAAACGGTGATGGCGGTGTTGTCCGTGATCGTCATTATTATCGTTAGCCGCAAGTTCATCAGGGTCTTGGGGAAAGCCATCGAAGGCAGTATTTCCAATGAGACCGTGCTGAGTATTCTGGGATTGAAAATGGTCGTCGCGAGTGCTGCTTTTTTGCCGGCGTCGATATTTATGGCGATTTTGATGGTGTTGGGGCGGATGTACCGGGATCAGGAAATGGCCGCGATTGCTTCCGCCGGTGGTGGGGCTGCCGCAATTTATCGCGCGGTATTTTTGTTGGTGTTGCCGTTGTCGCTGGTGGCGTCGGCGTTGTCGCTGGTGGCGTCCCCCTGGGCCGAGGCGCGTATGCAGATCATGACGGCCGAAGACGAGAGTTCGGCGGACATACGCGGTATTTCGGCCGGGCGCTTTACCGAATCCAGTAGCGGGGAGCTGGTGTTTTATGTCGAGGATATCGATTTCGGTGGCCGCATGAACAATGTCTTTGTGCAAAATCGCGAACATGGCCGGCTCGGTATCATTAATGCCAAGCATGGGCGACTGGAATATCGTCCTGGAGGATTGTATTTGATTTTAGAGCAGGGCGAGCGGATTCAGGGGGTTCCGGGACAGAAAGATTTCGTCATCGAGAATTTCGTCGAATACGGCGTGCGGATCGAAAAGAAAAGCCGCGCCGTGACATTGCATCGTGAAGCGATCAGTACCGAGGAACTGTGGAAATCGGACAAACCGTACGATATAGCCGAAATTCAAAAGCGTTTGTCGATACCGCTGGGCGTGCTTTTTTTAAGTTTTCTGGCCGTGCCGTTGGCTAAATTATCTCCCCGTGGCGGCGTCTATGGTAGCTTGCTGGTCGCCTTTGGAATTTATTTTGTTTACGGTAATTTGATCAGGGTTAACCACAGTTGGGTGGTGAAGGAGACATTGCCGGCCGACGTTGGCTATTTCTGGATATATCTGTTATTGCTGATTTTGGGCGGAGGGTTGTTGATCCGACTGTATGGTTGGCGATGGATTCAATTGAAATTGAGCGGGAAGGCCCAGGCATGA
- a CDS encoding leucyl aminopeptidase, producing MDYSIETHPLDKLESRCLIAGIYQNQQFGNTALTLDAQTRGIIGKVIKRGDIQGKNGETLLLNYLPECPIERVLLVGMGEKGKVTRKLYRKALTAAIKTVRESKLTSVTSSLHDIDVEDADLAWKTRQTIEVFNDGIYQYSHTKNCDENKVQLNEVKILAGSESQTAIETGLTQGLAIAQAMELTKRLADLPGNICTPSYLAEQAGELAEKFERLECEILEESHLEALGMGAFLAVSRGSRQPAKLITLNYRGGDEQHKPIVLVGKGLTFDAGGISLKPGAGMDEMKYDMCGGATVLGVLQAVAQMNLPLNVIGLIPSSENLPDGNANKPGDILTSMAGKTIEVLNTDAEGRLILCDTLTYAKKFDPEVVIDMATLTGACIVSLGRVPSGLLGNDDALCEDLNKASEIACDSVWRLPLWEEYQEQLKSNFADLANIGGPDAGTITAACFLSRFTEDYRWAHLDIAGTAWRTGQNKGATGRPVPLLTQYLLNRAHA from the coding sequence ATGGACTATTCTATAGAAACGCATCCTCTCGACAAACTTGAAAGTCGTTGCCTGATTGCCGGCATCTACCAGAATCAGCAGTTCGGCAACACCGCCTTAACGCTCGACGCCCAAACCCGGGGAATCATCGGTAAAGTCATCAAGCGCGGCGATATCCAGGGAAAAAACGGCGAAACCCTGTTGCTCAATTACTTGCCGGAGTGCCCGATCGAACGCGTCCTGTTGGTGGGCATGGGCGAAAAGGGCAAGGTCACGCGCAAGCTCTATCGCAAGGCATTGACTGCCGCCATCAAGACGGTCAGAGAAAGCAAACTGACGTCCGTCACCAGTTCCCTGCACGACATCGACGTAGAAGATGCCGACCTAGCGTGGAAAACCCGGCAAACCATTGAGGTCTTCAACGACGGGATTTACCAGTACAGTCACACCAAAAATTGTGATGAAAACAAAGTCCAGTTGAACGAGGTCAAAATACTTGCCGGAAGCGAATCGCAGACCGCCATTGAAACCGGACTCACACAAGGCCTGGCCATCGCCCAGGCGATGGAACTGACTAAACGTCTGGCCGACCTGCCCGGCAATATCTGCACGCCGTCCTATCTCGCCGAACAAGCCGGTGAACTGGCGGAAAAATTCGAGCGGTTGGAATGCGAGATACTCGAAGAGAGTCATCTGGAAGCGCTGGGCATGGGCGCTTTCCTGGCCGTTTCGCGCGGCAGCCGCCAGCCGGCGAAACTGATTACGTTGAATTACCGGGGCGGCGACGAGCAACACAAACCCATCGTTTTGGTCGGCAAGGGCCTGACTTTCGACGCCGGCGGCATATCGCTGAAACCGGGCGCCGGCATGGACGAAATGAAATACGACATGTGCGGCGGCGCCACGGTCCTCGGCGTATTGCAAGCCGTCGCTCAAATGAATCTGCCATTAAATGTCATCGGCCTGATTCCGTCCTCGGAAAACCTGCCGGACGGCAACGCTAACAAGCCTGGCGACATCTTGACCAGTATGGCCGGCAAGACCATCGAGGTCTTGAACACCGACGCCGAGGGCCGCCTGATCCTCTGCGACACGCTGACTTATGCAAAAAAATTCGACCCGGAAGTCGTTATCGACATGGCCACCCTGACCGGCGCCTGCATCGTCTCGCTGGGCCGGGTTCCCAGCGGCCTGCTGGGCAACGATGATGCTCTTTGCGAAGACTTGAACAAGGCCAGCGAAATAGCCTGCGACAGCGTGTGGCGGCTGCCGCTGTGGGAAGAATATCAGGAACAGCTCAAGTCCAATTTTGCCGACCTGGCCAATATCGGCGGCCCCGATGCGGGCACGATCACGGCCGCCTGCTTCCTGTCGCGCTTCACCGAAGATTATCGCTGGGCCCACCTCGATATCGCCGGCACTGCCTGGCGCACCGGCCAGAACAAAGGCGCGACGGGGCGGCCGGTGCCGTTGCTGACGCAGTATTTACTCAACCGGGCACATGCCTGA
- a CDS encoding DNA polymerase III subunit chi gives MPEATFYVLPSQSQQERQAFACKLIEKVYRSGHSCFVLTDSERQSRQVDDLLWTFRPGSFVPHQVYRDEEPAFPQTILIGHDGIPERWRKVVVNLSSTTPTQLDQCERILEILDNSEETKQAGRNRYRHYRQEGLDITTHNMQKG, from the coding sequence ATGCCTGAGGCCACGTTTTATGTCCTGCCGAGCCAATCGCAGCAGGAGCGGCAGGCGTTCGCCTGCAAACTGATCGAGAAAGTCTATCGCAGCGGCCATAGCTGCTTCGTCCTGACCGATTCGGAGCGGCAAAGCCGGCAAGTGGATGATTTATTGTGGACCTTCAGGCCCGGCAGCTTCGTCCCGCACCAAGTCTATAGAGACGAAGAGCCGGCTTTTCCGCAAACCATCCTGATCGGCCACGACGGCATTCCCGAACGCTGGCGGAAGGTGGTCGTCAATTTGTCCTCGACCACCCCGACTCAACTCGATCAGTGCGAACGCATCCTGGAAATACTGGACAACAGCGAGGAAACCAAGCAAGCCGGACGTAACCGCTATCGCCATTATCGGCAAGAAGGCCTGGACATTACCACGCACAATATGCAAAAAGGCTGA
- a CDS encoding valine--tRNA ligase gives MEKTYSPHSIEQRWYQTWEEKGYFAAKQKGESYCIMIPPPNVTGSLHMGHAFQDTIMDALTRYHRMKGHSTLWQPGTDHAGIATQMVVERLVNAEGKTRHDYGRDAFIEKVWEWKEQSGGTITRQLRRMGSSLDWDKERFTMDEGMSKAVREVFIKLYEEGLIYRGKRLVNWDPVLHTAVSDLEVLSEEENGSMWHMRYPLANGKGHLIVATTRPETMLGDAAVAIHPEDERYKHLLGEFVELPLTGRRIPIIADDYVDPEFGTGCVKITPAHDFNDYEVWTRHRDMSAIADLPHGGLINIFTADATVRANDDGFSVIPDDYIGLDRFQARKQIVADLEAQGLLEKIEDHKLMVPRGDRTGTVIEPLLTDQWYVKIEPLAKPAIEAVEKGDIKFVPDNWKNTYFEWMRNIQDWCISRQIWWGHRIPAWYDDEDNIYVGHSEQEIREQHQLAADYPLRQDEDVLDTWFSSALWPFSTLGWPEQTPELAKHYPTSVLVTGFDIIFFWVARMIMMGLKFQGQVPFREVYIHGLVRDAEGQKMSKTKGNVLDPIDLIDGIDLESLVAKRTAGMMQPHLAKKIEQATRKHFPDGIPSFGTDALRFTFASMASTGRDIRFDLARTEGYRNFCNKLWNAARYVLMNTEGQDNGLSGEACELSQADRWIVSRLNQVIAQTRDAIENYRFDLAAQTIYEFVWNEYCDWYLELSKISLQSDDPALQRGTRKTLLQVLEHILRVAHPLIPFITEEIWQRVAPLAGISGETIMLQPYPEADNTQIDEQAIAATDWIMAFILGIRRIRGEMNIAPGKPLNVLLQNYSAGDQALLQDNRTYLLKLGRLETIELLGVNDATPESAIALVGDMKILIPMAGLIDKEAELSRLTKEIQKIEKELPRIEGKLNNANFIDKAPAAVIAKEREKLANLQSSLGNLNEQLQKIKAL, from the coding sequence ATGGAAAAAACCTACTCACCCCATTCAATCGAACAACGCTGGTATCAAACCTGGGAAGAAAAAGGCTATTTTGCGGCGAAACAGAAGGGCGAATCCTACTGCATAATGATCCCGCCGCCCAATGTCACCGGCAGTCTGCACATGGGGCATGCATTTCAGGATACGATCATGGACGCCTTGACCCGTTACCACCGCATGAAGGGCCATAGCACCTTGTGGCAACCCGGCACCGACCACGCCGGCATCGCCACGCAAATGGTCGTGGAAAGACTGGTCAACGCCGAAGGCAAGACCCGCCACGATTACGGCCGCGATGCGTTCATCGAAAAAGTCTGGGAATGGAAGGAACAGTCAGGCGGCACCATCACCCGTCAATTGCGCCGCATGGGGTCCTCGCTGGACTGGGACAAGGAACGCTTCACGATGGATGAAGGCATGTCCAAGGCGGTGCGCGAAGTGTTCATCAAACTGTACGAGGAAGGCCTGATCTACCGCGGCAAACGCCTGGTTAACTGGGACCCGGTGCTGCATACCGCGGTCTCCGACCTGGAAGTGCTGTCGGAAGAAGAAAACGGGTCGATGTGGCATATGCGTTATCCGCTGGCCAACGGCAAGGGCCATCTGATCGTCGCCACGACCCGTCCCGAAACCATGCTCGGCGATGCCGCCGTCGCGATTCATCCGGAAGACGAGCGTTACAAACATCTGCTGGGCGAATTCGTCGAGCTGCCGCTGACCGGCCGCCGCATTCCGATCATCGCCGACGACTATGTGGATCCGGAATTCGGCACCGGCTGCGTCAAGATCACGCCGGCGCATGATTTCAACGATTACGAGGTCTGGACCCGTCATCGCGACATGTCGGCGATCGCCGACCTGCCCCATGGCGGTCTGATCAATATCTTCACCGCCGATGCCACCGTGCGAGCCAACGACGACGGCTTCTCCGTCATCCCCGACGACTACATCGGCCTGGACCGCTTCCAGGCGCGCAAGCAAATCGTCGCCGACCTGGAAGCGCAGGGTCTGCTGGAAAAAATCGAAGACCATAAACTGATGGTGCCCCGCGGCGACCGCACCGGCACGGTCATCGAACCGCTGCTGACCGACCAATGGTACGTCAAGATCGAACCGTTGGCCAAGCCGGCCATCGAAGCGGTGGAAAAGGGCGACATCAAGTTCGTTCCCGACAACTGGAAAAACACCTATTTCGAATGGATGCGCAATATCCAGGACTGGTGCATTTCGCGGCAAATTTGGTGGGGACATCGTATTCCGGCCTGGTATGACGACGAGGACAATATCTATGTCGGCCATTCCGAGCAGGAGATCCGCGAGCAGCACCAGCTGGCGGCCGATTATCCTCTCAGGCAGGACGAGGATGTGCTAGATACCTGGTTTTCCTCGGCCTTGTGGCCTTTTTCCACGCTGGGCTGGCCCGAGCAGACCCCGGAACTGGCCAAACACTATCCGACCAGCGTATTGGTCACCGGTTTCGACATCATTTTCTTCTGGGTCGCCAGGATGATCATGATGGGCCTGAAGTTTCAAGGCCAGGTGCCGTTCCGCGAAGTCTACATCCACGGCCTAGTGCGCGACGCCGAGGGGCAGAAGATGTCCAAGACCAAAGGCAACGTGCTCGACCCCATCGATCTGATCGACGGCATCGACCTGGAATCGCTGGTCGCCAAGCGTACCGCCGGCATGATGCAGCCCCATCTGGCAAAAAAAATCGAACAGGCGACGCGCAAGCATTTTCCCGACGGCATTCCGTCTTTCGGCACCGACGCGCTGCGCTTCACGTTCGCCTCGATGGCCTCGACCGGCCGCGACATCCGTTTCGATCTGGCCAGGACCGAGGGTTACCGCAATTTCTGCAATAAATTGTGGAACGCGGCCCGCTACGTTCTGATGAACACGGAAGGCCAGGATAACGGCCTGTCCGGCGAAGCCTGCGAGCTCTCCCAAGCCGATCGCTGGATCGTTTCCCGTCTGAACCAGGTCATCGCCCAGACCCGCGACGCGATCGAAAACTACCGTTTCGATCTGGCCGCGCAAACCATTTATGAATTCGTCTGGAACGAATACTGCGACTGGTATCTGGAACTGTCCAAGATCTCGCTGCAATCGGACGATCCGGCCCTGCAACGCGGCACCCGTAAAACCTTGTTGCAGGTACTGGAGCACATCCTGCGGGTGGCTCATCCGCTGATTCCTTTCATCACCGAGGAAATCTGGCAACGGGTCGCGCCCTTGGCGGGCATTAGCGGCGAAACCATCATGTTGCAACCCTACCCCGAGGCCGACAATACGCAAATCGACGAGCAGGCCATCGCCGCTACCGACTGGATCATGGCCTTCATCCTCGGCATCCGCCGTATTCGCGGCGAAATGAACATCGCCCCCGGCAAGCCGTTGAACGTGCTGCTGCAAAACTACTCGGCCGGCGACCAAGCCTTGTTGCAAGATAACCGCACCTATCTGCTGAAGCTGGGGCGACTGGAAACGATCGAGTTGCTGGGCGTAAACGATGCGACCCCGGAATCGGCCATCGCCCTGGTCGGCGACATGAAGATCCTGATTCCGATGGCCGGATTGATCGATAAGGAGGCCGAATTAAGCCGGTTGACCAAGGAAATCCAGAAAATCGAGAAGGAACTGCCGCGCATTGAGGGCAAGCTGAACAACGCCAACTTCATCGATAAGGCCCCCGCTGCGGTCATCGCCAAGGAAAGGGAGAAATTGGCGAACTTGCAATCCTCGTTGGGCAATCTCAACGAACAGCTGCAAAAAATCAAGGCGCTTTAA
- a CDS encoding HDOD domain-containing protein: MGPSRQTPNSLDEWTRYLTEREMPIFSHTANSIYATLDDKHKGAMELASIILQDPNLTAKLLKLSNSSYYNPSRQKINTISRAIVILGANTIRELTLACAFFESILSPDNKEHANREIGDAIHAAVQAKELAVMTNDPSPEEIFIATLLHNIGNIAFWCFDHQHGKRINELLSTGQYTANEAEKKVLGFTLRRLSKQLSHAWNLGGLTEQAINMPRTNNPRVALVNLGHQICQATKSKPPQTALQECLGELHRLTGLEETQLTDRIKQNTHKAVKIAIQFGAHDASKYIAGHAEESPPKEKDPEATADPRQLQIDILQEISNHISGPINLNILFEMVLEGIHRGVGMDRTLFLLLSADKKTLHEKSSFGWSKSPGSDDKIIIADHHQDTNLMFHCIKSGKSLWAKPRMHYNLFDSQINRFIGANECFAMPLQTERKIIGVIYCDRAIQHKPLSQDEFNACKHFAKQANIGLALYRMRSLANHD, encoded by the coding sequence ATGGGACCGTCAAGGCAAACTCCGAATTCACTAGACGAATGGACCCGCTATCTGACCGAGCGGGAAATGCCGATTTTTTCCCATACCGCCAATAGCATCTATGCCACGCTGGATGATAAGCACAAGGGCGCCATGGAACTGGCTTCCATCATTCTGCAAGACCCCAATTTAACGGCAAAACTGCTGAAGCTGAGCAACAGCAGCTACTACAACCCGTCCCGGCAAAAAATCAACACCATCTCGCGCGCCATCGTCATTCTCGGCGCCAATACCATCCGCGAATTAACGCTGGCGTGCGCATTTTTCGAATCTATCCTGTCCCCGGACAACAAAGAACATGCCAACCGGGAAATCGGCGATGCCATCCACGCCGCCGTGCAAGCCAAGGAGCTTGCCGTCATGACCAACGATCCCTCGCCGGAAGAAATCTTTATCGCCACGCTACTGCATAATATCGGCAATATCGCGTTCTGGTGTTTCGACCATCAACACGGTAAACGAATCAATGAACTATTAAGCACCGGCCAATACACGGCGAACGAGGCCGAAAAAAAGGTCTTGGGCTTCACACTGCGACGCTTGAGCAAACAACTTAGCCATGCCTGGAACCTGGGCGGCTTGACCGAACAAGCTATCAACATGCCTCGAACCAACAACCCCAGGGTTGCGCTTGTAAATTTAGGCCATCAGATTTGTCAAGCGACCAAAAGCAAACCTCCCCAGACTGCATTACAAGAATGCCTTGGCGAACTGCATCGCCTGACCGGACTCGAAGAAACTCAGTTAACTGACCGTATAAAACAAAACACTCATAAAGCGGTCAAAATCGCCATCCAGTTCGGCGCCCACGACGCCTCTAAATACATTGCCGGCCATGCCGAGGAATCTCCGCCCAAGGAAAAAGATCCGGAGGCAACAGCCGACCCCAGACAGCTACAGATAGACATTCTTCAGGAAATCAGCAACCACATCAGCGGCCCCATCAACCTGAACATTTTGTTCGAAATGGTACTGGAAGGCATTCATCGCGGGGTCGGCATGGACAGGACGCTGTTTCTGTTGTTGAGCGCCGATAAAAAAACTTTGCATGAAAAATCCTCCTTCGGTTGGTCAAAATCTCCCGGCAGCGACGACAAGATAATTATTGCCGACCACCACCAGGACACGAATCTGATGTTTCATTGCATCAAAAGCGGAAAAAGCCTCTGGGCCAAGCCTCGAATGCACTATAATTTGTTCGATTCACAGATTAACCGGTTTATCGGCGCAAATGAATGCTTCGCCATGCCCTTGCAAACCGAACGAAAAATCATCGGCGTGATCTATTGCGATCGCGCAATTCAACATAAACCCTTGAGCCAGGATGAATTTAATGCTTGCAAACACTTTGCCAAGCAAGCCAATATAGGCTTGGCCCTTTATCGCATGAGAAGCCTTGCAAACCATGATTAA